One genomic segment of Sphingobacteriales bacterium includes these proteins:
- a CDS encoding vanadium-dependent haloperoxidase, with the protein MKKFFYFLFSVLLIFGCKKDEIEPANSVSNYSADFLREWFKLECQLVKATPGFLPPQASRAFGYVSISAYEAAYSGIEGAKPLAGQINQLSVAAMPTPLSPESYHWGIVVNAAVADMTRLMFEKKISPENLQKVNDLEAQYLAEFTTSTTQAIVDESVKHGKAVSQMIYQYSLNDGGHESYLNPFSKPFTPVTGEDKWVPTDSKNLTPLSPYWDQTRPMIPSNLSFDPIKPLNFSTDTQSDFYKEAMNVYTQVTGNTADQVEIAKFWADDPFVTCTPTGHTFNILTQLLEETNATLEKAVAAYAMLGIGENDAFIACWEAKFDYSLIRPVSYIQKYIDTSFTTVIGTPPFPAYTSGHATEIGVGERIFTKLFTNGDGKYNLTDRSQIQHGYAPRTYSNFADMSMECANSRLYGGIHYQMDNTNGLLMGRSIGNNVLTAIEWPANLN; encoded by the coding sequence ATGAAAAAATTTTTCTACTTCCTCTTTTCGGTTCTATTAATCTTTGGCTGCAAAAAAGATGAAATTGAACCTGCCAATAGTGTTTCTAACTACTCCGCCGATTTTCTGCGCGAATGGTTTAAACTCGAATGTCAATTAGTGAAAGCTACGCCTGGATTTTTACCCCCCCAAGCTTCTCGGGCATTTGGGTACGTTAGTATTTCGGCTTATGAGGCGGCTTATAGTGGCATTGAAGGTGCCAAACCCTTAGCAGGCCAAATTAACCAGTTGTCTGTAGCTGCCATGCCAACACCACTATCGCCCGAATCCTATCATTGGGGCATAGTAGTAAATGCTGCCGTAGCTGATATGACGCGCTTAATGTTTGAGAAAAAAATTAGCCCAGAAAATCTTCAAAAAGTAAACGATTTGGAAGCTCAGTACCTCGCTGAATTTACCACCAGCACCACCCAAGCTATAGTTGACGAATCAGTTAAACACGGCAAAGCCGTATCACAAATGATTTACCAATATTCGCTAAACGATGGTGGCCACGAGTCGTACCTTAACCCATTTTCAAAACCTTTTACACCAGTAACAGGAGAAGATAAATGGGTGCCAACTGACAGCAAAAATCTAACCCCGCTAAGTCCATATTGGGACCAAACCCGCCCAATGATACCCTCAAATTTAAGCTTTGACCCCATAAAACCCCTTAACTTTTCTACCGACACTCAATCTGATTTCTACAAAGAAGCGATGAATGTTTATACCCAAGTAACAGGCAATACAGCCGACCAGGTAGAAATTGCCAAGTTTTGGGCAGACGACCCCTTTGTAACCTGCACACCTACCGGACATACCTTTAATATTTTAACCCAATTACTTGAAGAAACCAACGCTACCCTCGAAAAAGCAGTTGCAGCTTATGCTATGCTGGGTATTGGAGAAAATGATGCCTTTATTGCCTGTTGGGAAGCAAAGTTTGATTACTCGCTGATTAGACCAGTTTCTTATATTCAAAAATATATTGACACCAGTTTTACTACCGTAATTGGCACACCTCCTTTTCCGGCTTATACCTCAGGGCACGCAACTGAAATAGGTGTGGGCGAAAGAATCTTTACTAAACTGTTTACCAACGGCGATGGCAAATACAATTTAACCGACCGCTCGCAAATACAACACGGTTATGCGCCAAGAACATACTCCAATTTTGCCGATATGTCT
- a CDS encoding type IX secretion system membrane protein PorP/SprF, translated as MRPIIFSIFCFVVINLVTANTLKAQQIHQLTQYMTNDFAFNPAVAGSFDQFIIRASYRKQWSGFDGAPSTALLSGHGSVLPSSKAVGLGLLIYSDVTGPTSRTGGQLAYAYQLPLQNGKSHLGFGISGSFIQYKLDFDKLTAHQPGDPGILLKGTESKGGGDVNLGAYFRNEKYWAGISGNQLLASKFNFSSNLDSLRNARHLYLGGGGRFSVSDQFEISPGAMIKMVKSVPAQAEIFVKGIYQRQYWLGAGMRTADGFALMAGIDLDSGFRLAYSYDITTSDLGPFENGSHEITLGYDFNIFGNQNSKGSGIESPR; from the coding sequence ATGCGTCCTATCATTTTTTCCATTTTCTGTTTTGTAGTTATAAATTTGGTAACTGCAAACACATTAAAAGCCCAGCAAATTCACCAGCTCACCCAATACATGACCAACGATTTTGCCTTTAATCCGGCAGTCGCGGGTTCATTTGATCAATTTATTATACGAGCCTCGTACCGCAAACAATGGTCGGGGTTTGATGGTGCACCATCAACGGCTTTGCTTAGCGGCCACGGCAGTGTATTGCCCAGTTCAAAAGCTGTTGGGCTTGGACTTTTAATTTACTCAGACGTAACAGGCCCAACAAGCCGTACCGGAGGGCAGTTAGCCTACGCCTATCAACTACCACTTCAAAACGGAAAATCGCACTTAGGTTTTGGTATTAGTGGAAGTTTTATTCAGTATAAATTAGATTTTGACAAGTTAACCGCTCATCAACCCGGCGATCCCGGAATACTACTAAAAGGAACCGAGTCAAAAGGTGGTGGCGATGTAAACTTAGGTGCCTATTTTAGAAACGAAAAATATTGGGCCGGAATATCCGGAAACCAACTATTAGCATCTAAATTTAATTTCTCCTCTAATTTGGATTCGCTGCGCAATGCTCGACATTTATACTTAGGTGGTGGCGGCAGGTTTAGTGTAAGCGACCAATTTGAAATTTCGCCCGGAGCTATGATAAAAATGGTTAAATCTGTGCCCGCACAAGCCGAAATATTTGTAAAAGGTATTTACCAACGTCAATATTGGTTAGGTGCCGGAATGCGTACCGCCGACGGATTTGCTCTAATGGCCGGAATTGATTTAGATAGTGGATTTAGATTGGCTTACTCGTACGATATTACTACCTCTGACTTAGGACCGTTTGAAAATGGCTCGCACGAAATTACATTAGGCTACGATTTTAATATATTCGGAAATCAAAATTCAAAAGGGAGTGGCATTGAATCACCACGTTAA
- a CDS encoding gliding motility-associated C-terminal domain-containing protein: MKRFYIFLFALLLLQLATQAQVYQNEWIDYSKTYYKFKVGKSGVYRIPYTTLEAAGLNGLNGNGFRLYARGGKAVPIYVTQTGKLTNNDYIEFYATKNDGKFDTYLHKNASEQLSNLKSLFTDTLSYYLVWDVGSNGSWYANADNSMTGLPAAENYFMHEVLSFNNNVHSLGDGVKIAGANYWYADYEPNEGFSGQSILAPNSLDYNIKTPKRYTDDPDLFAKLETKIVGQTHSIYYNPDHLVDISVGSTKYQTAEFEGYSSIVTSLVVFMTDIKDLTKVSFKALELVGQNTDYTQSVSVVYNKLTYPRKFDFDNSKVFKFALGDQNEKYLAITNFDEGTTPVLYDLTNQIRMVPVISGDTLKFHLPKGSLIGLSRELILANTSSTTCLASSDNCFFIVDELKNTQFTDYSKTINQGNYLIVTHPKLRQGGTDYVQEYADYRASAQGGSYNVVVADITELYDQFSQGVEKHPLAIRNFVNYAIDNWSAANKPKFCLLLGKSVDYAKSTNSPSEYNGNLLPTYGKQPSDNVLVARNVWQYTPQLAVGRISAKNPTDVKNFLDKLKFYESPEMCSEEAMLWLKKGIHIALAHFGDDDEETEYLDYLNKFKLTYEDAKMGGKVIQTYSAKYGGTSFAGLQNLITNGVGLISFMGHSQGQYWDFKVPEFNNPNKYPFIISASCFVGNIHDIYASPSMAEDLTLAANSGCIGFLGTVSFGYPKYLDIFVDSLYNEFCKTNYAQPMGICLKNTIDKIYISDSTASSYDGIKATCEEFTFEGDPGFVLAGYAAPDYHVDNVPNSPDLVVKNNDNGVVLSPPYIVSKDVTSLEFIVNYANLGQAVDKDITVVVNRKHQGNTTVAATKTIDAAYFTGSFNVTIVIDSKTMGGDNEFTIIIDADEAITELCETNNKLVFNINVQNDIDCSQEIAPNILLTDLEYCTSDAPVTITTDKPGGIFNGTGISGNEFNPGVAGPGSHIITYTYTNPDNNCVTADNITINVSSIPSNEFTVKSPDAFLVNGESICKTTVLTIEATDYNPFATYTWSWNGANAIPLGNEKYSVSWLTAGIKTFSLKVSNSNCTTSVKDFVVNVDDVLPAPVINCGTSTLSSVSFEWAAVPGASGYLIDVDGSIQTIANTSYTITGLAPAESKCIIVTALGTGKCGNSKPSIEQCCIAQDCPIKDLKIVGLQSSYCIDQPAITLSANEGGGIFKIDGVVNDKFDPTTLGIGCKTITYDLVVNDCQYNAPSVLVCVNDLPKPTISGDTYFCAGGSATISVNENYQSYLWSNSATTKSVQVAKGGTYTVTVKDINGCEANASFTVDEKTIAKPVITNKGKDILCPDATTTLSVEPIYTDYLWSGNASIEPNLTVKSPGTYSVTVHDSFGCEASASYTVYGSTIIKPAITANGETSPPTYCTGDVVTLKATDGYAKYTWSNGVTGKEITITDSGTYTVNVENADGCPESNSITIVFNAPPTVKIEASALQICNGNEVTLSAPGVFDEITWSTGATTPNITVDESGTYEVEVKTGNCTAKSSATITVFEDQLSNLSVNANVDLVCPGDIVELEATGVNVAKSFTWVGKELLYTDGQIVQAKPIYEGYYTVTVVDQNGCFKSDSVLVKIETDCEVPNVITPNHDGFNDNWYIPQAAVSSRVDVFIFNRWGQEVYSKLGYDNADGWRGTNKNGDKLPHGTYYYVINITDNGKHSINGTITIIQ, encoded by the coding sequence ATGAAAAGGTTTTACATTTTTCTTTTTGCGCTATTGCTTTTACAACTTGCTACGCAAGCCCAAGTTTACCAAAACGAGTGGATAGATTACAGCAAAACCTACTACAAATTTAAAGTAGGTAAAAGTGGAGTTTACCGAATTCCATACACCACCCTTGAAGCCGCAGGGTTAAATGGCCTTAATGGAAACGGGTTTAGACTTTATGCACGCGGAGGCAAGGCAGTGCCTATTTATGTAACACAAACAGGCAAATTAACAAATAACGATTATATTGAATTTTATGCCACTAAAAATGATGGCAAATTTGATACCTATTTGCACAAAAATGCCAGCGAACAACTCTCGAACTTAAAAAGCCTTTTTACCGACACCTTAAGCTATTATTTAGTTTGGGACGTAGGCAGTAACGGTAGCTGGTATGCTAATGCCGACAACAGTATGACCGGATTACCTGCCGCCGAAAATTATTTTATGCACGAGGTATTGTCATTCAACAACAACGTACACTCATTAGGTGATGGCGTAAAAATTGCCGGCGCCAACTATTGGTATGCCGACTACGAACCGAACGAAGGTTTTTCGGGGCAATCAATTTTAGCCCCAAACAGTTTAGATTACAACATAAAAACACCAAAACGCTATACAGACGACCCAGATTTGTTTGCCAAACTTGAAACCAAAATTGTTGGCCAAACACATTCTATTTACTACAATCCCGACCACTTAGTTGATATTAGCGTTGGTTCGACCAAATACCAAACTGCCGAATTTGAAGGTTATAGCAGCATTGTAACTTCGTTAGTTGTTTTTATGACCGATATTAAAGACCTTACGAAAGTAAGTTTTAAAGCCTTAGAATTAGTAGGGCAAAATACTGATTATACCCAAAGTGTATCGGTAGTTTACAATAAACTTACCTACCCCCGCAAATTCGATTTTGACAACTCAAAAGTATTCAAATTTGCACTTGGCGACCAAAACGAAAAATACCTTGCCATTACTAATTTTGATGAAGGCACCACGCCGGTGCTATATGATTTAACCAATCAAATCCGGATGGTTCCGGTAATTTCCGGAGACACGCTTAAATTTCATCTTCCAAAGGGCAGTTTAATTGGTTTATCGCGCGAGTTGATACTGGCAAATACAAGCTCGACAACCTGCCTCGCCTCCTCTGACAATTGTTTTTTTATAGTTGATGAATTAAAAAATACGCAGTTTACCGATTACTCAAAAACCATAAATCAAGGCAACTATTTAATTGTTACCCACCCCAAATTGCGCCAAGGCGGCACTGATTACGTGCAAGAATATGCCGACTACCGCGCCAGCGCACAAGGCGGCTCGTATAATGTTGTTGTAGCAGATATAACCGAACTTTACGACCAGTTTTCGCAAGGTGTTGAAAAGCATCCTTTAGCTATCCGGAATTTTGTAAACTACGCCATTGATAACTGGTCGGCAGCTAATAAACCAAAATTTTGTTTGCTGTTAGGCAAATCCGTGGACTACGCAAAGTCAACTAACAGCCCCTCAGAGTATAACGGTAATTTGTTGCCTACCTACGGCAAACAACCCTCAGACAATGTATTGGTAGCCCGCAACGTTTGGCAATATACACCGCAGTTGGCAGTTGGGCGTATTAGTGCCAAAAACCCTACCGATGTTAAAAACTTTTTAGATAAACTGAAATTTTACGAAAGCCCCGAAATGTGCTCAGAAGAGGCCATGCTTTGGCTAAAAAAAGGCATACATATTGCCCTTGCTCACTTTGGCGATGACGATGAAGAGACCGAATACCTCGACTATTTAAACAAATTTAAACTCACTTACGAAGATGCTAAAATGGGGGGTAAAGTTATACAAACTTACTCGGCCAAATATGGAGGCACGTCATTTGCCGGACTTCAAAATTTAATAACCAACGGCGTTGGCCTCATAAGTTTTATGGGACACTCGCAAGGCCAATACTGGGACTTTAAAGTGCCCGAATTTAATAACCCCAACAAATATCCATTCATCATTTCGGCCTCGTGCTTTGTAGGTAATATCCACGATATTTATGCCTCGCCCTCAATGGCCGAAGACCTGACCTTGGCGGCAAACAGCGGCTGTATTGGTTTTTTAGGCACTGTATCGTTCGGATACCCTAAATATTTAGACATTTTTGTTGACAGTTTATATAATGAGTTTTGTAAAACAAACTACGCCCAACCAATGGGTATTTGTTTAAAAAATACCATTGATAAAATTTATATTAGCGACTCAACTGCTTCGAGCTACGATGGAATAAAGGCAACTTGCGAAGAATTTACTTTTGAAGGCGACCCTGGTTTTGTATTGGCAGGCTACGCCGCTCCGGATTACCATGTTGACAACGTACCGAATTCTCCGGATTTAGTAGTAAAAAATAACGACAACGGCGTTGTTCTAAGCCCACCATATATTGTATCAAAAGATGTAACAAGTTTAGAATTTATTGTAAACTATGCCAATTTAGGCCAAGCGGTTGATAAAGATATAACGGTAGTTGTAAACCGAAAACACCAAGGTAACACAACCGTAGCCGCCACAAAAACAATTGATGCAGCTTATTTTACCGGATCGTTTAATGTAACCATTGTAATAGACTCAAAAACTATGGGGGGCGACAATGAGTTTACCATTATTATTGATGCTGATGAAGCGATAACCGAACTTTGCGAAACAAATAACAAATTAGTGTTTAATATAAATGTACAAAACGATATAGATTGCTCGCAAGAGATAGCACCCAATATTTTACTTACCGACCTTGAATATTGCACCAGCGATGCCCCCGTAACTATTACAACCGATAAACCCGGCGGAATTTTTAACGGAACAGGCATTAGCGGCAACGAATTTAATCCGGGTGTTGCCGGCCCCGGCTCACATATTATTACCTATACATACACCAACCCCGATAATAATTGTGTAACAGCCGACAATATAACCATAAACGTTTCGAGCATACCAAGCAATGAGTTCACAGTAAAATCGCCCGATGCTTTTTTAGTAAATGGCGAGTCTATTTGCAAAACCACTGTACTAACCATTGAAGCAACCGATTACAACCCGTTTGCCACCTATACTTGGTCGTGGAATGGTGCTAACGCCATACCCTTGGGCAACGAAAAATACTCGGTAAGTTGGCTTACAGCCGGCATCAAAACGTTTTCGTTAAAGGTAAGCAATAGTAACTGCACCACCAGCGTAAAAGATTTTGTAGTAAACGTTGATGATGTTCTACCTGCTCCGGTAATTAATTGCGGTACGTCCACCCTTAGCTCGGTTAGCTTTGAATGGGCTGCTGTACCAGGTGCATCCGGATATTTGATTGACGTTGATGGCTCTATACAAACCATAGCCAATACAAGTTATACCATTACCGGATTAGCTCCTGCCGAAAGTAAATGTATAATTGTTACAGCGCTTGGCACTGGCAAATGTGGCAACAGCAAGCCATCTATTGAACAATGTTGCATAGCACAGGATTGCCCAATAAAAGATTTAAAAATTGTAGGCTTGCAATCTTCTTATTGTATTGACCAGCCGGCAATTACTTTAAGCGCTAACGAAGGAGGCGGTATATTTAAAATTGACGGCGTAGTAAACGATAAATTTGACCCTACCACCTTAGGTATAGGTTGTAAAACCATTACTTATGACCTTGTGGTAAACGATTGCCAATATAATGCTCCCTCTGTTTTGGTATGCGTAAACGACTTACCAAAGCCTACCATTTCGGGCGATACCTATTTTTGTGCCGGAGGCTCGGCAACCATATCGGTTAACGAAAACTATCAGTCGTACTTATGGTCAAACAGTGCCACCACAAAATCTGTTCAGGTAGCTAAGGGCGGCACCTATACCGTAACTGTTAAAGATATAAATGGCTGCGAAGCAAATGCCTCGTTTACCGTTGATGAAAAAACTATTGCCAAACCGGTAATTACTAATAAAGGCAAAGACATTTTATGTCCAGACGCTACTACCACTTTAAGTGTTGAACCAATTTATACGGATTATTTGTGGTCGGGTAACGCATCTATTGAACCCAATTTAACCGTAAAAAGTCCCGGAACCTACAGCGTAACCGTTCACGACAGCTTTGGTTGTGAAGCATCGGCAAGTTATACGGTTTATGGCTCAACAATTATTAAACCTGCCATTACCGCTAACGGCGAAACCTCGCCTCCAACTTATTGCACAGGCGATGTGGTAACCCTAAAAGCTACCGATGGATATGCTAAATATACCTGGTCTAACGGGGTTACCGGCAAAGAAATTACCATTACCGATAGCGGCACCTATACCGTTAACGTTGAAAATGCCGACGGTTGTCCCGAATCAAACAGCATTACCATTGTGTTTAATGCCCCCCCAACAGTTAAAATTGAGGCCAGTGCCTTACAAATTTGTAATGGAAACGAGGTTACTTTATCGGCACCAGGTGTTTTTGACGAAATAACCTGGTCTACCGGAGCAACTACTCCCAATATAACCGTTGATGAATCAGGAACTTACGAGGTTGAGGTGAAAACAGGCAATTGCACCGCAAAATCAAGCGCCACAATAACTGTTTTTGAAGACCAGCTAAGTAATTTATCGGTAAATGCCAATGTTGACTTGGTTTGCCCAGGCGATATTGTTGAATTAGAAGCAACCGGAGTGAATGTTGCAAAATCCTTCACTTGGGTGGGCAAAGAATTATTATATACTGACGGGCAAATTGTGCAAGCTAAACCAATATACGAAGGTTATTACACAGTTACCGTTGTTGACCAAAATGGCTGCTTTAAATCCGATTCGGTATTAGTAAAAATCGAAACAGATTGCGAGGTACCCAACGTTATTACGCCCAACCACGACGGGTTTAACGACAATTGGTATATACCCCAGGCCGCTGTATCAAGCCGTGTTGATGTTTTTATCTTTAACCGGTGGGGGCAAGAGGTTTACTCAAAGTTGGGATATGACAATGCAGATGGTTGGAGAGGCACCAATAAAAATGGCGATAAACTACCTCATGGCACCTATTATTATGTGATCAATATTACCGATAACGGCAAACATTCCATTAATGGTACAATTACCATCATTCAATAA
- a CDS encoding 30S ribosomal protein THX has product MGKGDRRTRRGKIWNGSFGNSRPKKSKKQTSAAKPA; this is encoded by the coding sequence ATGGGTAAAGGCGATCGTAGAACGAGACGCGGAAAAATTTGGAATGGCAGTTTTGGCAACAGCCGCCCAAAGAAAAGCAAGAAACAAACAAGTGCAGCAAAACCTGCCTAA
- the iscU gene encoding Fe-S cluster assembly scaffold IscU, translating into MAYSEKVLDHYNQPRNVGTLDKSKKSVGTGLVGAPECGDVMRLQIEVDDESGIISDAKFKTFGCGSAIASSSLATEWLKGKTIDQALEIDNMDIVEELNLPPVKIHCSVLAEDAIRAAINDYRVKNGLEPIEQEASIVH; encoded by the coding sequence ATGGCATATTCAGAGAAAGTTCTTGACCATTACAACCAACCACGCAACGTAGGCACTTTAGATAAAAGTAAAAAAAGTGTAGGTACAGGTCTTGTTGGCGCCCCCGAATGTGGAGACGTTATGCGCCTGCAAATTGAAGTTGACGATGAGTCAGGCATTATTAGCGATGCTAAATTTAAAACCTTTGGCTGTGGTTCGGCAATCGCCTCCTCTTCGTTGGCAACCGAATGGCTTAAAGGCAAAACCATTGACCAAGCTTTAGAAATTGACAATATGGATATTGTTGAAGAGCTAAACTTGCCCCCAGTTAAAATTCACTGCTCCGTACTGGCCGAAGATGCCATACGCGCAGCCATTAACGATTACCGCGTAAAAAACGGCCTTGAACCCATTGAACAAGAAGCCTCAATTGTACACTAA
- a CDS encoding iron-sulfur cluster assembly accessory protein, with translation MITISDEAKQQIANLKANANLTTDYFLRVSITSGGCSGLSYKMDFDNENQPDDQMFEDKGVKICIDLRSFLYLYGTELDFSRGLNGKGFYFKNPNASRTCGCGESFSV, from the coding sequence ATGATTACCATTAGCGACGAAGCAAAACAACAGATAGCCAACCTCAAAGCTAATGCCAACCTAACCACCGATTATTTTTTGCGCGTGTCAATTACAAGCGGTGGATGCTCGGGGCTTAGTTATAAAATGGATTTTGACAACGAAAACCAACCAGACGACCAAATGTTTGAAGACAAAGGGGTTAAAATTTGTATTGATTTGCGCAGTTTTTTATATTTATACGGCACCGAACTCGACTTTTCGCGTGGCTTAAATGGCAAGGGCTTTTATTTTAAAAATCCAAATGCCTCGCGTACTTGTGGCTGCGGCGAAAGCTTTTCGGTTTAG
- a CDS encoding transcriptional repressor, giving the protein MQQHKPQLNSVELLQFYNLRVTNCRKAVVELLQKATHAIGQPDLEKRLPQFDRVTLYRTLDTFEQKGIIHALRDIAGTAMYALCEDCTEHHHYDNHIHFECEVCHAVSCLDQVFVPNINLPKGYTLKTVRFLVSGVCNRCQTN; this is encoded by the coding sequence ATGCAACAACATAAGCCCCAACTCAATTCGGTTGAATTATTGCAGTTTTACAATTTGCGCGTTACCAATTGCCGTAAAGCCGTTGTTGAATTACTACAAAAAGCTACCCATGCAATAGGCCAGCCCGATTTAGAAAAACGCCTGCCCCAGTTTGACCGCGTAACACTTTACAGAACCCTCGATACGTTTGAACAAAAAGGCATCATCCATGCCTTGCGCGATATTGCCGGCACAGCTATGTACGCCCTATGCGAAGACTGTACCGAACACCACCACTACGACAACCACATTCATTTTGAATGTGAAGTTTGCCATGCAGTTAGTTGTTTAGACCAAGTGTTTGTTCCCAACATCAATCTTCCTAAAGGTTATACACTTAAAACAGTGCGCTTTTTAGTTAGCGGCGTATGTAATAGATGTCAAACAAATTAG
- the dnaK gene encoding molecular chaperone DnaK → MNKIIGIDLGTTNSCVAIMDGNEPIVIANSEGKRTTPSIVAFLANGERKIGDAAKRQAITNPKNTIMSIKRFMGARYSEIARETEKVSYKAVRGDNDTIRVDIDGRMYSPQEISAMVLQKMKKTAEDYLGYEVTEAVITVPAYFNDSQRQATKEAGEIAGLVVRRIINEPTAAALAYGLDKQHKDQRIAVYDLGGGTFDISILELGDGVFEVKSTNGDTHLGGDDFDFCIIDWLANEFKAEENIDLRKDPMALQRLKEASEKAKIELSGSLETEINLPYITAVDGVPKHLVKKITRAKFEQLVDHLVQRTLEPCRLALRDAGYSPNDIHEVILVGGSTRMPKIQEVVEKFFGKKPHKGVNPDEVVAVGAAIQGGVLTGDVKDVLLLDVTPLSLGIETLGGVFTRLIEANTTIPSRKSETFSTAADNQPSVEIHVLQGERSLARDNRTIGKFMLGDIPPAPRGVPQIEVIFDIDANGILSVTAKDKGTGKEQSIKITASTGLSKDEVERMKTDARNNERADKEARELIEKINEADTLIFQTEKQLAEFGDKINASHRSAIENALAQLKNAHANQDINGIEVGTKNLTDAWQAASQDMYQAQQNNPGAGGNEHQSYDGQNNNTDGKKAEDVQDVEYEEIRDNK, encoded by the coding sequence ATGAACAAAATTATTGGAATTGACCTCGGTACAACCAACTCGTGTGTAGCAATTATGGATGGCAACGAACCCATTGTAATTGCCAACAGCGAGGGTAAACGTACCACCCCCTCTATTGTGGCTTTTTTGGCCAACGGCGAACGCAAAATTGGCGATGCCGCTAAACGCCAAGCTATAACCAACCCTAAAAATACAATCATGTCTATCAAACGGTTTATGGGCGCTCGCTACTCCGAAATAGCCCGCGAAACCGAAAAAGTATCGTACAAAGCAGTACGCGGCGACAACGATACTATTCGCGTTGATATTGACGGACGTATGTACTCACCACAAGAAATTTCGGCTATGGTACTACAAAAAATGAAAAAAACTGCCGAAGATTATCTTGGTTACGAGGTAACTGAAGCTGTAATTACTGTGCCCGCCTATTTTAACGACTCGCAGCGCCAGGCAACAAAAGAAGCCGGCGAAATTGCAGGTTTGGTTGTGCGCCGTATTATTAACGAGCCTACCGCAGCTGCCCTTGCTTATGGCTTAGACAAACAACACAAAGACCAACGAATTGCCGTTTACGACCTTGGCGGCGGTACTTTCGATATTTCAATTTTAGAATTGGGCGATGGCGTGTTTGAAGTAAAATCAACCAACGGCGATACCCACCTTGGTGGAGATGATTTTGACTTTTGCATAATTGACTGGTTAGCCAACGAATTTAAAGCCGAAGAAAATATTGACCTCCGCAAAGATCCCATGGCCTTGCAACGCTTAAAAGAAGCTTCTGAAAAAGCTAAAATTGAACTATCCGGATCTTTGGAAACCGAAATTAATTTGCCCTATATAACTGCCGTTGACGGGGTGCCTAAACACTTGGTGAAAAAGATAACACGCGCAAAATTCGAACAGTTGGTTGACCATTTAGTACAACGCACCCTTGAACCTTGCCGCTTGGCACTGCGCGATGCTGGCTACTCGCCCAACGATATTCACGAAGTGATATTAGTAGGTGGTTCAACCCGGATGCCCAAAATACAAGAAGTTGTAGAGAAATTTTTTGGCAAAAAACCCCATAAAGGTGTAAATCCGGATGAAGTTGTTGCAGTAGGAGCAGCAATTCAGGGTGGGGTACTAACCGGTGATGTTAAAGATGTATTACTTTTAGATGTTACGCCTCTATCCTTAGGTATTGAAACATTAGGGGGCGTGTTTACCCGCTTAATTGAAGCAAATACAACCATCCCTTCGCGCAAATCAGAAACATTTTCAACGGCAGCCGATAACCAGCCATCTGTTGAAATACATGTACTACAAGGCGAACGTTCCTTAGCGCGCGATAACCGCACAATCGGTAAATTTATGTTGGGCGATATTCCACCAGCCCCACGCGGTGTTCCCCAAATCGAAGTAATTTTTGATATTGATGCAAACGGTATTTTAAGCGTAACGGCTAAAGATAAAGGCACAGGAAAAGAGCAAAGTATTAAAATAACGGCTTCTACCGGATTAAGTAAAGACGAAGTAGAACGTATGAAAACAGATGCGCGCAACAACGAACGTGCCGACAAAGAAGCACGCGAACTAATTGAAAAAATTAATGAGGCCGATACCTTAATATTTCAAACCGAAAAACAATTGGCCGAGTTTGGCGATAAAATTAATGCCTCTCATCGCAGTGCCATTGAAAATGCCCTAGCTCAACTTAAAAATGCCCATGCTAACCAAGATATTAACGGCATTGAAGTTGGTACAAAAAACCTTACTGACGCATGGCAAGCCGCTTCGCAAGATATGTACCAAGCCCAGCAAAATAACCCAGGTGCAGGTGGCAACGAACATCAGTCTTATGACGGGCAAAACAATAATACCGATGGAAAAAAAGCAGAAGATGTTCAAGATGTGGAATACGAAGAAATACGCGACAACAAATAA